In Bosea sp. PAMC 26642, the DNA window TTCTGGGCCAGCGTCTTCAGCAAGGCCGGATCGCCGTATGGCGCATAGGTCACGAAGCTGCGGCCATCCGAGAAGGTGCCGGAAATCTCCTGCCCCGCCACCACGACATTGGCGATCCGGCCCGCTTCCGACTCGTTGATGAGCTGGCTGTAGGGGATCTCGTTGGTGCTGGCGCGCTGGCTCGGGCTCTGGAACAGCGTCACAAGCGCCAGAACGAGCAGGAAGATCACCACCCAGAGGGCGAAATTGCGGAAGTTCGGATTCATCACCAGTCCGATCGGGCCACCGTCGAAGCGTCGGGGCCAAGGGTTTACCAGCCTAATCTAGGTGCGACAGCCCCCCTTGCCAAGGGAAACAGCCTTAACGCGCGAACTCATCACGACGCAGGGTGAACGCCGCGTCTGCGCAATGCCTCGCGGCGGAAGCGAAGCACGCCGTCGCGACGCAAGGACAAGACATATCCCGATAATGTCCGCGTCATGGCTAAGCCGGCCCGGAGCGCCGCAGCCAGCGCCAGACCGCAGGTTTCCAGCCGCTCCAGCCGCGCAAAGCCGGCAGCATCACCATCGAGCCGCGCCAGCGCCATGGCCAGCATCCGAAGCAGGATTTCGTCGGGCTCATTGCGGACAGGCGCAAGGTCCAGGCACAGTTCCTCACTCGGGGGTGCAGCAGGCAAAAGACTCGCCGCGAAAAGCCCTGTCGCTCGCGCCTCAACCGCCTGTTCGAGACGTGCCAGCCGCGAAGCGAAGGTCGCCAGCCGCCGGGCGCTCAGACCCTCGCTCGCAAGTAAGGGCATCAGCGCACGCCAGCGCACCCGCTCGAAACGGCGATCTTCATTGCTTGGATCTTCGGCGAAGGGCAGCCCGCGTTCGCGCAAGGTCGCCAGCAGCCGGGCTTTCGATACCCCAAGCAGCGGCCGGGCCAGCAGGATATCCGCCTTGCGGCTGCGCGCCCGCATTCCGAGAACGCCCGTCGGCCCCGATCCATGCGCCAGCCGCATCAAGATCGTCTCGGCCTGATCGTCGAGCGTATGAGCGGTGACGAGAACCGCGTCGCCCAGCTGCCGCGCCCGCGCCGTCAGCAGGCGGTAGCGTGCCTCGCGGGCACGAAGCTGCAGGCCCGACGAGGGCTTCGGTCCTTCCCATTTGAGAATGTCATGGGAAACCTCCAGCCCTTGGCAGAGCGTTTCGACTAGCCGCGCCTCGTCAGCCGCTTCAGACCGAAGGCCATGATCGACAGTGGCAGCATGAAGCTTGGGCCGACCGGACGCTCGCGCCCACTCCGCCAGCAAAACCAACAGAGTGACGGAATCCGGCCCTCCCGATACGGCGACGAGAAGGCCCGTCTCACATTCGAGCGGAGCAAATAGCGTCTCGGCCTCGCCAGCCGAAACCGGCGTCTCGTCGAAAGCGGCCGGCGCGACCCCGTTCAAGCGCAGCCAGAGCGGCGGCGCTCGCGCTCGACGCCCTGACGCACCGCGTTCGAGGCGGCGGGATAATCGACGCCGACCTTGGCATAGGTGGCGCAGGCCTGGTCGCGGGCGCCGAGCCCGTTCAGCGACATGCCGAGCTTCAGCAGGCTGTCGGGCGCCTTAGCCGTGCGCGGGCTCTCGCGCGAGATCTTCAGGAACTGTTCGGCCGCCTCGCGGAAGCGCTGGCGCTGGAAATAGGTCTCGCCCAGCCAGAACGTCGCGTCGACCGCCAGCCGGTCACGCGGATAGCTCTGCAGGAACTGCCGGAAGCCCATTTCCGCCTGCTCGTATTCCTTGCGCAGGATCGAGGCATAGGCCAGGTCGTAGGCCTCCTTCGCCGACGCTGGACCGCCTGCGGCTGCCGCAACGCTGGGTCCGCGCGGTGCGCCCGCCGGCAGCGCTCCCTGCGGCACATTGCGGCCGACGCCCTGGAGGTCGAGCGGGCCCTGCCCCTGGACGCTCCCCGGAGCGCTTTCGTCGATCAGGTCACCGAGCTGGCGCGGCGCGCCGGCGGCGCCTTGCTGATTCGCAGGATCGAAGGCATCGCCACGGCGCGGACGCGCAGGCTGCGCCCCGGCCGGAGGAGCCGCATTACCGGGAGCCGGCGCCGCCGACGGAGCGCGAGCACCGCCACCGCGCTCGTTCAGGCGGAACTCGACATCCTCCTGGAACTTGCGCAGCTGTTCGCTGAGGCGACGGTTCTCGAACTGCAGCTGCTCGATCTGGCCCGAAAGCTGGCGCAGCTGGTTTTCCATGCGCGACGTCCGCACCACGAGGTCGGCCGCATCCTGTGCCTGCGCTGCCGGTCCCGCGACGAGAACCAGCGCAAGGGCGCAGAGCGGCAGACGCATCAGGCGGCCGGCGCGCGACAGGAAGGATCGAACCATCATCGAAGAACCAGGTTGCAGAAAAGAAGAGTCGCAGAAGACACGGCCACCACGGCTAAAATATGAAAAGACCGGCGCTTTCTTTGCGGAAAGCGCCGGTCCCGGTCAATCTCTGAAAGCTATGGCAGGAAAAACTCAGACGCCGCCCGCGCCGTCGAGCACCGTCACCGAGCGGCGGTTCTGCGACCAGCAGGAGATGTCGTTGCAGACCGCGACCGGCCTCTCCTTGCCGTAGGAGACGATGCGCATCCGGTTGCCCGGAATGCCGCGCGAGGCGAGATAGTCGCGCACGGTCTGGGCGCGGCGCGCCGAGAGCGAGAAGTTGTATTCGCGCGTGCCGCGCTCGTCGGCATGGCCTTCGACCGTGAAAGTGTAGCGCGGATAGCGCTGCAGCCAGCCCGACTGCTTGTCGAGCGTTGCGGTCGCAGTCGATGTCAGGTCGGTGGAGTCGGTTTCGAAGAAGACGCGGTCGCCGACATTGACGACGAAGTCCTGCGCGCTGCCGGGCGTGGCGGCGCCGCCGGCCCCGAAGCCCGAACCGTCGGCGTTCTGATCCTTGGCGCAGGCGCCGAGCGCGAGCGTGGCTGCGATGGCGGCGGCGAAACGGACGGCGCGGCCGCTGGCGAAGAGGGTGGCGAGCATGGTTTGACTCCGGGACGATCGATCCTGCGAGACTGGCTCACGGATGAAAATGACACACCTCATCAATGATGCATCAACCTAAACGAGACCTTGCCAAATCAAGGCGAAGTGGCGGCATTGCGGCGTATGGTTAACCAAATATGGCGAAAGCTGGCTTTCAACAAAGCGTTGCAATTTGGCATCGCAGCGCATTACGGCGGTGCGAACGACATCGAAGGATGTGAGTCGGAACCACTACCTCGTCATTCCGGGGCAGGCCGTCAGCCCTGAGCCCGGAACCTATAGGCTCCGGTCGAAACGGATTGAGTGCGACGATGACATCGACCAATTGCGCAGGGTAGGCGTTTATGGGTTCCAGGCTCTTCGCTGCGCGAAGCCCCAGAATGACGGCGCCCTCACCGCGCCGCCGTCAGCAGCGGCGACCAGGTCGGGTCCGAGGCGAAGGCTGGCGTCGGAACCGGCACCTCAACGCGCCCGGTGATGTCGACCATGTAGAGCTTGCCACCCGACTGCCCGCCGGGATCGCGGAAGAACATCAGATACTGGCCGTTGGGCGCCCAGTTCGGCGCCTCGTTGTGGAAGCCCTCGGTCAGCAGGCGCTCGCCCGTCCCATCGGCCCGCATCACGCCGATGGCGAATCCGCCGCTGGTGCGCTTGGTGAAGGCGATCAGATCGCCGCGCGGCGACCATGACGGCTGCGAATAGGAGCCCTGGCCAAAGGAGAGCCGCTTGCCCTCCCCGCCGCCGGCACCCATCAGATAAAGCTGCTGCGAGCCGCCGCGATCGCTCTCGAACACCATCTGCGCGCCGTCGGGCGAATAGGAGGGCGAGGTGTCGATCGCGCCCGTCGAAGTCAGCCGGGTCGTCGTCCGCGAGCCGATATCGATGGCATAGAGATTGGCGTTGCCGCCCTGCTGCAGGCTGAGCGCGATCCGGGCGCCGTTGGGCGAGAAGCGGGGGCTCGAGGTCATGTCCGGGAAGTTGCCGACGATCTGGCGCTGGCCGGTCTCGATGTTGAGCACATGCACGCGCGGCTGCTCGCCCGAACGCTGCGACATGTAGGTGACCTCCTGCGAGACCGGGGAATAGCGCGGCGTCACCACCGAGACGGTGCCATCGGTCAGGTAGCGCACATTGGCGCCGTCCTGGTCCATGATGGCGAGACGCTTGCGGCGGTTCTCCTTGGTCCCGGATTCATCGACGAAGACGACTCGCGTGTCGAAGAAACCGCCGACGCCGGTGACCTTAGTGTAGATCGCGTCGGAGATGATGTGGCCGACGCGGCGCGTATTGTTCGGGTCGGTGAAATATTGCTGGCCGTCGGTCTGCGTGCCGGTGGTCACGTCCCAGAGCCGGAACTCGGCCTTGATCCGCCCGCTGCCGTCGCGCGAGACGCGGCCCGTCACCAGCGCCTGGACGCCGGCCGCCTTCCAGGCGTCGAACTGCGGCGCCGAATCGAACGGCGGATTCCGGTCGGGATGGCGCGCCTTGTCGATCGGCGTGAAATAGCCCGAGCGCTTCAGGTTGTTGGAAATCACGCCCGAGACCAGCACGCCGTTGTCGCCAGCGAAATCGGCCACCGCGATCGGCATCGGCTGGAAGGAGCCGCCGCGCAGGTCGATGACGAGTTCGGCGCGGGCGGCGGCCGGCACCATGAGCGCAGCGCCGGCGAGCACGAGAGCGCGGCGTCGCGACAGCCCGGTGGCGACGGGGCGAACGCCCTCAGCCGTGAGGGTCTCAGCGAGGATCTGGGTCACAATACGTCCCTTGCGTCGAAGTTGACGACGACGTCACGCCAGTCGTCATAATAGGAGGCGAATTGGGCCGGAATGCGCAGGGGCGCGCAACGGCGGGTCGCGGTCAGCGCCGAATCGGCGGCGACCCTGAACAGCGGGTCCGACGACGAGTTGACGACGCCCGGCGTTCCCACCAGCGACCCGTCGGTGTTCAGCTTCATCCGGACCTGCGGCACCACGGCGCCCTTCGCATTGGCGAGCGCGATCGGCACGTTCCAGCACTTCAGCAGCTGGTCCTGGATGATGCCGACGAGTTGCGCCCTCAGCGACGGGCTGAGCTTCTGCGAGGCGCCGCGCTCGGTGCCCAGCGAGGCCGTGCGGTTGACCTGCGGCGCAGCCGAGCCGGTCGACTGCGCCTGCTCCTTCGATTGAAGCAGCTTGGCGATGTCGTTCGGGTTGAAGTTCTTGGCGATCTCGGCCTCACGTTTCGCCTTGGCTTCGGCCTCCTGCTTGGCCTTGGCGGCCGCAGCGATCTTGGCCTTCGCCTCGGCTTCCGATTTCGCCTTCGCGGCAGCCGCTTCGGCTTTCTCCTTGGCCTCTTCGGCAGCCTCGGCCTTGGCCAGAGCTTCGGCCTTGGCTTTGGCCTGTGCCTCGGCGCGCGCCTGCGCATCAGCTTCGGACTTCGCCTTGGCGGCGGCCTTGGCCTGCTCTTCGGCCTGCTTGGCCTTGGAGGCGATCTCGGCCTCCTCGGCGAGCTTCGCCAGTTCCTCGCGGCGCTGTTCGGCCTGGGCCTGCGCTTCGCTCTTCTGCGGCGGCTGCTTCACCGGCTCGGGCGGCTTCGGTGTCGGCTCGGCCTTCGGCAGCAGCGCGGCCCGGGAAGGCGGCAGCGGCGCGGCGGCATTGTCGTCGGCCGTCTTCAGTTCGACGGGGCGGCTCGGCGGCGCCGGCGCATCGACCTTGGCCTCGCCTGCCTCCTTGCGCTCGACGATCTCCGACTTGCGCTCGGCCCGCTGGATCGGCTGCTCCTGGACCTTCTCGGCCTTGCGCTCGCCGCGCGTGACCTGGTTCAGCGCCGAGGGATCGACGACCTCGACCGAGATCGCTTCCTCGTTCTCCGGCAGGGGCGTCGGCGACGAAAACGCCAGCAGCCCCGCGACGAGGAACGTCACGTGGCCCAGCGCAGACATCACCATGCCCGGTTCGGAGGTCGTCAGTTTCACGCCCTGCACACTCTCGCTTGCAAAATCGTCAGCGCGCCGAAGGCTCTGTAACCAGCGCCACGCGCTTGAAGCCGGCCGACGTGATCGTCGACATCACCGATGCGACGCGTCCGTAATCGACCATCTTGTCGCCGCGCACATAGATGCGCTGGTCGAAGCCGTCCTTGGCCAGGCCCTGCAGCTTCATCACCAGATCCGGCTCCAGCGTCGGCTGGTCCTGCAGGAAGATCTGGCCCTTGCCGTCGATCGCGATCGTCACCGGCTTCTGATCGACATTGATCGGCTTGGCGCCGGTCTGCGGCAGGTCGATCGGCACGCCGGTCGCGATCAGCGGCGCCGCGACCATGAAGATGATGAGCAGCACCAGCATGACGTCGATGAACGGCGTCATGTTGATCTCTGCGATGGCGCCGTGGCGGCGCGGGCGCCGGCCCCGTCGTCCGCCGGACTTGGCTCCGGCTGCTGCTGACATGCCCATGCGATCAGCCCCTCAAGCCGCCAGCCGCTCGTCGATCTGCCGCGACAGGATCGCGGAGAACTCGTCGGCGAAGGCTTCCAGCCGGTTCGTGGCCTTGGCGACCTCGGACTGCAGCTTGTTGTAGGCCATCAGAGCCGGGATGGCGGCGAACAGGCCGATCGCGGTGGCAAACAGCGCCTCGGCGATACCGGGAGCGACCACGGCAAGCGACGAGTTCTTCGATACCGCGATCGCGGTGAACGAGTTCATGATGCCCCAGACCGTGCCGAACAGGCCGATGAAGGGCGCAGCCGACGCCACCGTCGAGAGCACGAGCAGCTTCGATTCGAGCCGCTCGGTCTCGCGCTGGATCGTCACGTCGAGCACCTTGTCGATGCGCTGCGACAGGCTGGCGACGGAGCGCCCGCCATTCTCGAAGGAGCGCTTCCATTCGCGCATCGCCGCCACGAAGACGGCGGACATGTCGCTGACAGGGCCGGTCGAGAGATCGCGATAAAGTTCTTCCAGCGAACGCCCCGACCAGAACACCTCCTCGAAGGCATCCATGCCCTTGCGCGTGCGGCGATAGAGCAATGTCTTGTCGATGATGATCGACCAGCACCAAACGGAGGCGCCGAGCAGGCCCATCATCACGAGCTTGACGACGATATGGGCGTGCCAGAACAGGGTCCAGAACGACATGTCGATCTGCGGGGCCGCTTGCGCGACATCGGCGGGATTCATCTCGTCGTCCTTCTGCCTCGGCAGGCGCTGCGCTTTTGCAACGGCGCAATCCTGCCGCACGCGTCACGGGACAACCCGCGCCGCCGCCCGATCCGCGATCCGGGGAAACTGCCAGTGCCCTCAATCGCCCCTGAATCCGGCGAAAGATGGGCGCAAACGGGGTTTCACGCGGAACGCGTGTTCGTAACGAGTTAAGCCTCCGGCAAGGTTAATGCCGGGTATACGCCGTCATTCCCGCTATGCGGTCGCTCGCCGCAGCCCGGACATGACGACGCCCGCCCCGGAGGATCCGGGGCGGGCGCGACGATTATGCTGGTCCTTAGTCGAGACGATCAGGCGGCGGTCTGGACCGTGCCCTCGCCGCTGCGCCGGTCGGCCATGAACTGGTCGAACTCGGCCTTGTCGCGGGCCATGCGCAGCTTGCCCAGGAAGTCCTGGAACTCGCGCTGCTCGTCCTCCAGACGGCGCAAAGTCTCCTGGCGGTACTCGTCGAAGGCGCGGTTGCCACTCGACGGGCCGCGATGCCAGCCGCCGCCACCGAAGCCGCCGCCGAGACCGCCTTCTTGGCCGCCCATGCGCTGGCGCAGGCGTTCCATCTTCTCCTGAAGACGGCTCATCTTGTATTCGTACCGGCCGGCGCCGGCATGACCGCAACCCATGCGTCCACTCCATATGATGAAGGCCAGGGTCGCCAGACCCAGGGGCCAGAACAGGAAGAAGCCGAGAACCGCGAAAGCGATCCAGGCCCCTTTCCCAAACTCGTCCAGTTTCGCGACGATCGGCATCGATCCCTCTCCCGAAAAGCGTGAATGTAAATCACATTTACATAAATGGATGTGGGGCGGCGCGTTGTCAAGATGCCGGATCGGGCCACGGCTCGGGCGGCACCACACCGTCATTCCGGGGCAGCGCGCAGCGAACCCATAAACGCAGGCCTGGCCAGACCGGGCATCGACGACGTGGCATCTATTCGGAACGCTCCGGAGCTTCTGGGTTCCGGGCTCGACCCTGCGGGTCGCCCCGGAATGACGGCGCGGACTCAGCCCCGTCTCTCGCCGCCGATCCCGAGCCCCTGCAGATAGATCAGCATCCCCGCCTCCAGCAGTTCCGCCGCCGACATCGGCAAAGGCCGCCTGCCGCCGTCGGCCCGGCCAAACAGCGCCGCCACGCCATGCGACATCGACCAGACATGCAGCGCCATCATCAGCGCCGGCGGGCGTTTGCCCACAGGCAGCAGCGCGATCAGCGCCTCCGACGCCGCCCGCAGATTCTGGAAGGCCCGGTCAGCAGCACTGCGAAGCTCCGGACTGGCGTCGAGCGGCACCCCGGCCTCGAACATCGCGGAATAATAGGCCGGCTCGTCATGGGCGAAGGCGAGATAGGCCCGGCCGAGCCGCTGGAACGCCGTTTCCGGATCAGGCCTGCCCTGATCCCACGCTTTGGCAAGCGCCGCCTCGAAAACCTCGAAACCACGTGCCGCGACATCGGCCAGCAGCGCATCCTTGTCGCGATAATGCCGGTAGGGTGCGGCGGGGCTAACGCCCGCGACGCGCGCGGCTTCCGCGAAGGTGAACCCGTTGGGGCCCTTCTCGCCGATCAGCCCGAGCGCGGCCCGGACCAGCTCTTCCTTGAGATTGCCATGGTGATAGCCGCGTGGCGGATCGGGGTTGTTGCGCTTCCAGCTCATGTATCGAGCGCTAACATCGTCCCGCACATTCGTCCATCGACGCCATGCTCGACGAGGGCCATCTGCGCTGACAATCTGGCACGAAGGCATGGGTCCGCCTCTTGGGGCGTTGGCATAGGGGGGCTTTCGCATGGCGCTGATGGCGCGGGCGCGCAGCTTTTTCAGGCGTTTCGTCTGGAACCGCGCCACCTTGACCGCGATCCTGCTCTCATCGCCGGCGATCCTGACCGCGATCGGCTCCTACGCCATGTCGCGATCGGTCGATGCCGAGATCGCCGAACTGAACCAGCAGCGCGACAAGATGACCGAAACCTCGAGGCAGCTCGACCTCTTCACCCGGGACGTCGAACGCTACCAGCTCGACCGCGCTTCGCTCCTGCTCGTCATGGCCGGGCAGGACAGCGATCAGCGGCTGCGCTACGCGCTCGACAAGCTGTTCCGCCTGAACGCGCAGGGCTCAATGCGCCGTGTCGCGGCGACGCTCTATCCCGATGGCTGGAAGGCGCGCATGAGCCCCTATGAAGAACTCGTCCAGCAGGAATACGGCCAACCCGAAATGGTTCAGCAGCTCCAGTCCTTCGAGAGCGGCATGATCGCCGACGCCGGCCGGCAGCTCACCACGCTTCAGGAGAGCCTCAACGGCGTCTCGGCCCGGATCGACGCCGCCACCGCCTTCAAGACGACGATCCTGAGCATCGCCAATTCGCTGATGTACATCCTCACCATCATGCTGTTCTTCCTGAAGACCAACATGAAATAGCCTATTCCGGCATCCCGAGCCGCCGCCGCAGCCCGTCGGGGATGCGCCGCGCCCGGCCGCCGCCGACGCAGGCGACCAGAACCTGCGCCGTCACCAGCACCTCCTCGCCGCGCAGCACCCGCTGGACCACGTCCATCGTGGCTCCCCGTGCCGCGATTGAGCGGGTCTCGACGGTCAAAAGGTCGTCCATCACGGCGGGCTTCAGGAAGTCGATGGTCATCTTGCGCACGGCAAAGCCCAGCGCCGTCTCGCCATCGAACAGCTCGCGCTGCGCCACCCCGAGCGAGCGGATCAGCTCGGTACGCCCGCGCTCCATGAAGCGCAGATAGGAGGCGTGATAGACGACGCCCGAGAAGTCCGTGTCCTCGTAATAGACGCGGACGGGGAGGAGGTGTGAGGCGGTCATTCAGTCCATCAGTCCGATATCTGCGCTCGCCGCGCCTTGCTTCCCAGTCGAATCACCGTAGCATCGTCATAGAAGGGGGATGCAGCTATGGCACAGATGTTCGAGAAGAAGCCGGATCAGGGCGATCCGATCCAGAGTGGCATCGCCGAATTGCTCTTCAAGAGTCGTCACGTTCTGATCACCGGCACGATCGACGACAAGCTGGCGCGGAACACGGTCGCGCATCTACTCGCCTTGGCCGAAGACGGCGACGCTCCGATCAACGTCTTCATCAGTTCGCCAGGCGGTCATGTCGAGTCAGGCGACATGGTCCATGATGTGATCAAGTTCATCAAGCCCGAGGTGCGCACCATCGGCAGCGGCTGGGTCGCCAGCGCCGGCGCGCTGATCTTCGTCGGCGCCGAGAGAAGCAACCGCTTTTGCCTGCCGAACACGCGCTTTCTGCTGCACCAGCCCAGCGGCGGCGTCGGCGGCATGGTCTCAGACATCGGCATCCAGGCCCGCCAGCTTGAATTGATGCGTCAACGCTTCGACGATCTCTTCGCGGATGCGACTGGGCAGACTCCCGAACGCATCAGGCACGACACGCAGCGCGACTTCTGGCTCAACACCCGCGAGGCGATCGATTACGGCCTGCTCGGCAAGGTGATCTCGCGGGCAGACGAGTTGTCGTAGATCGCGCGAACCAGCCTTTGGCGATCACTCCGCGGCAGTCAGCGTGCGTGTCGGCAGGGGTACCTCCCGGCCAAGCTCGGTGGCTGCCTCGATCCAGGACAGGATTGCGTCCTGCACATTGATGAGCGCCTCTTCGGGCGTGTCGCCATCGGACATGCAGCCAGGCAGATCGGGAACGGTGGCCAAATAGCCACTGCCGTTTGCTCTCGACAGGGGTTCAATCAGAACTCGATGCTCCAATCTCATGATACGTCTCCAAGAGGCAAAGCGCTGACTTCTTTCAGCGTATCGGAATCCAGCTTAACCGTCTGAACCGAACATGCGCTTACAAAATCGGGGAAAATAGATTTAAATCTCAATAGATTATCTATCGCCATTTTCTTATTTCAACAAGCGTATCTGTATCAGATTCGATATCGCCATCACGGTAAATTGCAATCCTGCAAGCCCTTTTCTTTTCAAGTCTTTCCCAATTTAGGGGCGCGCCAAATTTAAGTTCGATCTGGGATTTTTTTGCAAACAGGCAATCAAAAATGGCCTCGTTCTGCTCCTTGTTGTCACAATCAAGATAGACCTCAGCGCGCACTTTTCCACCTTGCGAGAAGCTAGTTCCGTACTTGAAAAGACGAGAATTCTGAGACGAGAAGCTATACCAATTTTGCGGCTGCGCAGCTCTTGCATTTGTGAACTTGTGCTTCTCCCTAAGTTCATCGATCAAATATTGAAAATACTGCTTATATTTCTCTCTCGTCTCGGAAATTGCCGGACTGATAGCTCCATCTCCAAGGCTCTGCCGAACCGGCTCCGAAACAAGATCAAGTAAAAATGCAGGCTTTGAATTTTCAATTCTAACAACAGAAGCCTCTAACGCATAGAATAATAAGCCGTCTTTAAAATTACTATTAAGAAAATCGATTGCAGATTTATGTTCTGGTCGCAATTTTTCGGCAATCCAAATTATGACTGATGCATTTAGCATAGATGCATATGTAATAATTTGGCCCAAATGTCGATGATCTGTACTCCCGAATTGATTTTCAATTATCACTCTTTTATTTGTAGCTATCTCATTGGCAACAATATCAGCTGAAAAATCGCCAGCAGAGACCTCTATACCATCAAGTTCTAGCTCCATTCCAATCTGGTTGCCTAGCTTATCGAGGTTTTGTGCCAGCCAAGGGGTAAAATCAGTAGCCTCTCCGCTCCATAGTGATTTGAGCGGAATTCTTTCAAGAACGCCAAGCTCTGGTCCGCTCATAACTGTTCTCCATCATCAGAAAATAGCCCGAACTGCGCCGCCTCCCGGCTCGGCTCGGGCATCCCGAGATGCCTGAACGCGTGCGGCGTCAGAAGCCGCCCGCGCGGGGTGCGCTGGATGAAACCCTGCTGCAGCAGGAAGGGCTCGATGATCTCCTCGATCGCGTCACGCGGTTCCGAGAGCGAGGCCGCGATGGTCTCGATCCCGACCGGCCCGCCGCCGAAATTGATCGCCACCGTGGTGAGGTAACGCCGGTCCATCTGGTCGAGCCCGATCGCATCGACGTCGAGCAGTCCGAGCGCCTTGTCGGCGACGGCGCGCGTGATCTGCGGGTCGCCGTCGACGATGGCGAAGTCGCGCACCCGCCGCAGCAGCCGTCCCGCGATGCGCGGTGTCCCCCGCGACCGCCGCGCAATCTCGTTGGCGCCGTCCTCGGTCATGCCGATGCCGAGCACGCGCGCCCCGCGCGCCACGATGCTCTGCAGCTCCTCGACCGTGTAGAACTGCAGCCGGATCGGGATGCCGAAGCGGTCGCGCAGCGGCGTCGTCAGCAGGCCCGCCCGCGTCGTGGCGCCCACCAGCGTGAACTTCGGCAGGTCGATCTTGACCGAGCGCGCCGCCGGCCCCTCGCCGATGATCAGGTCGAGTTGGTAGTCCTCCATCGCCGGATAGAGGATCTCCTCCACCGCAGGATTCAGCCGGTGGATCTCGTCGATGAAGAGCACGTCGCGCTCTTCCAGATTGGTCAGCTGCGCCGCGAGATCGCCGGCCTTGGCGATGACCGGCCCCGAG includes these proteins:
- the tilS gene encoding tRNA lysidine(34) synthetase TilS; the encoded protein is MNGVAPAAFDETPVSAGEAETLFAPLECETGLLVAVSGGPDSVTLLVLLAEWARASGRPKLHAATVDHGLRSEAADEARLVETLCQGLEVSHDILKWEGPKPSSGLQLRAREARYRLLTARARQLGDAVLVTAHTLDDQAETILMRLAHGSGPTGVLGMRARSRKADILLARPLLGVSKARLLATLRERGLPFAEDPSNEDRRFERVRWRALMPLLASEGLSARRLATFASRLARLEQAVEARATGLFAASLLPAAPPSEELCLDLAPVRNEPDEILLRMLAMALARLDGDAAGFARLERLETCGLALAAALRAGLAMTRTLSGYVLSLRRDGVLRFRREALRRRGVHPAS
- the ybgF gene encoding tol-pal system protein YbgF yields the protein MVRSFLSRAGRLMRLPLCALALVLVAGPAAQAQDAADLVVRTSRMENQLRQLSGQIEQLQFENRRLSEQLRKFQEDVEFRLNERGGGARAPSAAPAPGNAAPPAGAQPARPRRGDAFDPANQQGAAGAPRQLGDLIDESAPGSVQGQGPLDLQGVGRNVPQGALPAGAPRGPSVAAAAGGPASAKEAYDLAYASILRKEYEQAEMGFRQFLQSYPRDRLAVDATFWLGETYFQRQRFREAAEQFLKISRESPRTAKAPDSLLKLGMSLNGLGARDQACATYAKVGVDYPAASNAVRQGVERERRRSGCA
- the pal gene encoding peptidoglycan-associated lipoprotein Pal, translating into MLATLFASGRAVRFAAAIAATLALGACAKDQNADGSGFGAGGAATPGSAQDFVVNVGDRVFFETDSTDLTSTATATLDKQSGWLQRYPRYTFTVEGHADERGTREYNFSLSARRAQTVRDYLASRGIPGNRMRIVSYGKERPVAVCNDISCWSQNRRSVTVLDGAGGV
- the tolB gene encoding Tol-Pal system beta propeller repeat protein TolB, which encodes MVPAAARAELVIDLRGGSFQPMPIAVADFAGDNGVLVSGVISNNLKRSGYFTPIDKARHPDRNPPFDSAPQFDAWKAAGVQALVTGRVSRDGSGRIKAEFRLWDVTTGTQTDGQQYFTDPNNTRRVGHIISDAIYTKVTGVGGFFDTRVVFVDESGTKENRRKRLAIMDQDGANVRYLTDGTVSVVTPRYSPVSQEVTYMSQRSGEQPRVHVLNIETGQRQIVGNFPDMTSSPRFSPNGARIALSLQQGGNANLYAIDIGSRTTTRLTSTGAIDTSPSYSPDGAQMVFESDRGGSQQLYLMGAGGGEGKRLSFGQGSYSQPSWSPRGDLIAFTKRTSGGFAIGVMRADGTGERLLTEGFHNEAPNWAPNGQYLMFFRDPGGQSGGKLYMVDITGRVEVPVPTPAFASDPTWSPLLTAAR
- the tolA gene encoding cell envelope integrity protein TolA, which gives rise to MKLTTSEPGMVMSALGHVTFLVAGLLAFSSPTPLPENEEAISVEVVDPSALNQVTRGERKAEKVQEQPIQRAERKSEIVERKEAGEAKVDAPAPPSRPVELKTADDNAAAPLPPSRAALLPKAEPTPKPPEPVKQPPQKSEAQAQAEQRREELAKLAEEAEIASKAKQAEEQAKAAAKAKSEADAQARAEAQAKAKAEALAKAEAAEEAKEKAEAAAAKAKSEAEAKAKIAAAAKAKQEAEAKAKREAEIAKNFNPNDIAKLLQSKEQAQSTGSAAPQVNRTASLGTERGASQKLSPSLRAQLVGIIQDQLLKCWNVPIALANAKGAVVPQVRMKLNTDGSLVGTPGVVNSSSDPLFRVAADSALTATRRCAPLRIPAQFASYYDDWRDVVVNFDARDVL
- a CDS encoding ExbD/TolR family protein, whose amino-acid sequence is MGMSAAAGAKSGGRRGRRPRRHGAIAEINMTPFIDVMLVLLIIFMVAAPLIATGVPIDLPQTGAKPINVDQKPVTIAIDGKGQIFLQDQPTLEPDLVMKLQGLAKDGFDQRIYVRGDKMVDYGRVASVMSTITSAGFKRVALVTEPSAR
- the tolQ gene encoding protein TolQ, which produces MNPADVAQAAPQIDMSFWTLFWHAHIVVKLVMMGLLGASVWCWSIIIDKTLLYRRTRKGMDAFEEVFWSGRSLEELYRDLSTGPVSDMSAVFVAAMREWKRSFENGGRSVASLSQRIDKVLDVTIQRETERLESKLLVLSTVASAAPFIGLFGTVWGIMNSFTAIAVSKNSSLAVVAPGIAEALFATAIGLFAAIPALMAYNKLQSEVAKATNRLEAFADEFSAILSRQIDERLAA
- a CDS encoding DUF2852 domain-containing protein, translated to MPIVAKLDEFGKGAWIAFAVLGFFLFWPLGLATLAFIIWSGRMGCGHAGAGRYEYKMSRLQEKMERLRQRMGGQEGGLGGGFGGGGWHRGPSSGNRAFDEYRQETLRRLEDEQREFQDFLGKLRMARDKAEFDQFMADRRSGEGTVQTAA
- a CDS encoding TetR/AcrR family transcriptional regulator → MSWKRNNPDPPRGYHHGNLKEELVRAALGLIGEKGPNGFTFAEAARVAGVSPAAPYRHYRDKDALLADVAARGFEVFEAALAKAWDQGRPDPETAFQRLGRAYLAFAHDEPAYYSAMFEAGVPLDASPELRSAADRAFQNLRAASEALIALLPVGKRPPALMMALHVWSMSHGVAALFGRADGGRRPLPMSAAELLEAGMLIYLQGLGIGGERRG
- the ybgC gene encoding tol-pal system-associated acyl-CoA thioesterase; protein product: MTASHLLPVRVYYEDTDFSGVVYHASYLRFMERGRTELIRSLGVAQRELFDGETALGFAVRKMTIDFLKPAVMDDLLTVETRSIAARGATMDVVQRVLRGEEVLVTAQVLVACVGGGRARRIPDGLRRRLGMPE